Below is a window of Drosophila yakuba strain Tai18E2 unplaced genomic scaffold, Prin_Dyak_Tai18E2_2.1 Segkk57_quiver_pilon_scaf, whole genome shotgun sequence DNA.
actaaagaaaacaaaacaacacaaacTATGCAAAGTCTAGCCTGGTTATATTCAAATCAAGCGTAACCAAAGCCTCCAAAGCAATTAAACTGGAAAAAGGACAAAATGAACCGCAACAACAGTAACAACGCTCTGCCTGGCCTTCCTAATGAAAGTAGGTACGCAATTTCGGAAGATAACACATCGCAGCACAAGAAGTGGATCCGAAAGAAATGAAGCCATCACGAATATACCaatgtaaaaaatattcaaatgtaatagtaaattaaatatctgCGCTCATGAGAACATGTGTTGACTTTGTGTTGACAAGAATTTTTATAAGCCttaatgcaaatgaaaaaaaaaaacgatttgAATGCTAGCGAATTCCagagattttatttttttcttcgaATGATTTGGCAGCGATGGGGTACGAAAACGAAAGTGATAATATTACAGAGCGAACAGCATAACCAACGGCAAAGATGCAGGCGAGAATACAAGAGAGCGCGATCTGCAGCTGATCCGCATAGATAAAGCTGAGGTGCCGTGGTATCATTGTTTTCTCTCAATGTTGACAACAGCTGGACATGAGTTTAGGTGCTGTTGGCGACTGCAAGACCCGAATTactccccccgttggaagcaAGGCTTTCTACCGCATCCTTAAGGGGAAGCAGATACACCTTATTCACTGTCCGCTTCGTCAATTGTGTTGGTGTCCTTAGCACAGTCACTCGGGCGACTCCAGGGTCCCTGTCCACCATTCGTTAAAACGTCAAGATCGGCAGGGTTTTCttaaattgataataaatGTCGAGAATTCACTTCTCAGCTCACCGAAGATCAAAATGGAAGAGACAAGTACTTTGACTATAATGCTTCCAACAATTTGTACCGTTGTACCAAATCCGTTTAAGGCGCGAGTATGGGCGTTGAATTTATCCGACAGCTAACGAAGCATTGCAACGGAAACGCTCTGCACTGCCCTTAGTGATTTGCACCTTAAATACACACTAATCGCCGATTAGGACATCTGTTTTGTAACAACTCCAAAGCTACAGCATAGTTGCCCTCCGAAATTTTCAGTTAGCGAACGGTTTCCAACGCCGTATCCCTCAAACACGATTGGTTTGTGGGGTATTGTAGCTCTTAAAGATACAATTAATGAAGACTATTCCTTTTGCTGCACTGTGCTTATAGGCTGCTTTCCTTCACTTGCAAAGAAagtaaaacataaatattgcCCAGCAAATGTTGGATTTATTTGTGaacaattttccaattatttaTGAAGAAAGTAGTTTTTCATACAATGTTCACGGTTTACTTCATGTAAAAGAGACGATTAAGCAAATCGGAGATCCGGTTTCAGGCTCTTCTTACGATTTCGAGAACTATTTACAAACTCTTAAGAGATTTGTCCGAAAGCCGACACAAATATTACAAGAAATTTATAGGAAGATTGTTGAGGATAGTGGATTTGAGTGGACAATGATCCCGTAAATTTAGAAGGTAGtgttttgaagttgaaggtATGTACGCTTTGAAATAAAAGGCCAGATAGTTATTGTTATGTACTAGAACACATCCCGATAGTCCTTAGGCGTATTTTTCAATATGAATTGGGCATACCTTAAACGACGGCGTTTAAGTTTGTTTAGAAGATTCACCTGCCTCGGTTCGAtgaccgaaaaaaaaaacgtatttaattaaagtataataagaaaaacagataaaatacaatatcatatttatagttCTTTTAAGATGTCTGAAGAGCCGACAACTAGCCAAAAGCTCACCCAATTTGTTTTCTCCCTTGAGGGTAAGTGAACCATATAAAATCTTATTGCAGTCATTTTTATATCAgtactattttatttaatagagGATGATCTTGTGATAGAAACCCGGCCACCCCCGACAATTAAGGACCAATTGACCGAGATCTGCCAAAAAATTCGTTTTTTGGAGACGGTGTTGGAGGCCAACACGAAGAAGCTGGCGAAGACGGCCGAGATCAGCCAAAAAGTTCGGTCATTGGAGACGGTAATGGAGGCCAACACGAAGCAGCTGGCGGAGACCACAAACCAGGTTGCGAGGATGATGGCCTTGTTGGAGATTTTCGTGAAGGGGAAGGCGAAGAATGTGGCTGTGGAAGTGGCGTTCCCAGACACATCGGAGGAAGACCTGGTGGCTTTAGATCAGAACATAAGCTCAGGGTCTCAAGAACGCTACGtaagtaaagtatatatgGTCTAAGTGATCGTAAAATTCATtctgtgtttttatttttttctttcagatggaagcaataacaaaaattttaaagagCAACCATTTGTCCAAGACAATAAATGGCGTTTTGTCAGAAACGCTCTTGTGCGCCTACAACATAGACGGCCTAAACGGGAAAAAGTCTTTAAAAGCATTTCCCAAATTCTTTTCCGTTCTGATTGGTAtgtatatttgttattttgctataatctaataatattattattaaattacttttcgTTACAGAAAGCATAAGCACATTAGAAGGCCTTGGCCCACGCACTGGCATGTGTAAAAAATAGTGctaacaaaaaagaaaaaaattagtagaataataaaaaaataaaagtttaatttaccatttaaatacattttttaattttttgggaGATTTATCGGAATTTACATTGGGAATTCCTCAGGAATACCTCGGGATAATCCTCGAGAATTCGTCCAGAAATTCCAGAGGAATTCCTCGGGAATTCGTCCAGGAATACCTGAGGAATTCGTCCAAGAATTCCGGAGGAATTCGTCTAGGAATTCCTGGGGAAAACCCCTTGATTATTATTCGATATTCTCGAGGAATAACTGAGGAATTCCCAAGAAATTCCTTGCTTATTTTTAGATATTCCCGAGGAATACCTGAGGAATTCCAGAGGATTTCCTCGGGAATTTCGAATTCCTCGCCACGGACGCCTGTTGTATGGAAATTCCTCCCAGATTTGTATGGAGACTTCCCCGAGGATTCCTCTAGGAGTCCTGGGAACTCCCTAGGGATTCGTTAGGGAATCCTTAGGGACTGGTACTGAAGGGAATAGAGTTGTCTTACTTGTGTgtgaaaacaataaagaagatagtgtgtatgtgtgcgtgcgtgtggtagaagacgattttcgggcggaaatcaattttgatctaagaaacaaattttattaatgttttggtcaaaGTACCTCTCATTGCCTTCTAAAATTTCAGAAAATTATACGGAGTATTCTTGCtgctgtatttctttttttcaatGCAAGGCTGATATATAATCGAATCGAGCTCTATTGGCAAGTCACATCAACTCACATCATCATCTGATTCGCAATTAGAGTTTTgggaaaattttaaaatgtgtaaGGATATAAGCTTggcaaatattatattaaattcattaactGAAGGATTTCTGTAGTTACCACCTTTTGCTCGAACGcaagcaaatatattttggGGATCCTGGTTAACTCCActtgttaaaaagaaaaagtggtcTGTGTGGTCCTTAAATATATCTTTGACGAATCCAAATATAGCTTCAGTAGTTTGGATCAAGCCATCAagacaatatatattatatccgTGATATTTTACGCTCTTTAGGTATTCCTGCATTTCCTTTAGTTTATGCCAAACAGTATTGTTTACTTGAAGTGCGCATTTCATGGggcttataaaataatttaactgaatcttatttgcattttttaaatggtgacaatttatttaaagcaagagagaacgctatagtcgagttcccgactatctgatacccgttactcagctagtggaagtgcgaaggagattcttcaacactgacaatttttggcggtttgtgggcgttagagtggacgtggcaaaaagttttttggtaaatcgatagaaaattactagactaatacaaaaatgaaaaaatatcaaaacatttttcaaaagtgtgggcgtggcagctttgggcggtttgtgggcgttagagtaaaaagtttttttgcaaatcgatagaaatttacaagactaatacaaaaatgaaaaattatcaaaacatttttcaaaagtgtgggcgtatcagttttggacggtttgtgggcgttagagtgggcgtggcaacatgaatcgacaaacttgcgctgcttctatgtccctggagttagtatgcttaatctcagctttctagattttgtagttcctgagatctcgacgttcatacggacggacagacggacatggccatatcgacttggctatttatcctgatcaagaatatatatactttatatggtcggaaacgctcccttctgcctgttacatacttttcagcgaatctagtatagccttctactctacgagtaacgggtataataatatagatttGAAGTGTAAGAACTTCTATaatgaagggcatattttgtcatttctaCAATGCATGTGCCTACGTGTGCACgaatacagtggtcagctgtcgctgta
It encodes the following:
- the LOC120322323 gene encoding uncharacterized protein LOC120322323, with the protein product MSEEPTTSQKLTQFVFSLEEDDLVIETRPPPTIKDQLTEICQKIRFLETVLEANTKKLAKTAEISQKVRSLETVMEANTKQLAETTNQVARMMALLEIFVKGKAKNVAVEVAFPDTSEEDLVALDQNISSGSQERYVSKVYMV